A window from Gemmatimonadaceae bacterium encodes these proteins:
- a CDS encoding pyridoxal-phosphate dependent enzyme gives MTAPLDASFHRLLHAPTPAHAMEHLRDVLGGGPRLVVKRDDTIPFGFGGNKIRKLQFEIAKAINAGADTIVTLGGVQSNHARATAATAAQLGLRCVLIINGEPPERPTANALLDRLLGAEIEYIPSRAERAESCERVMQRLRREGRNPYLIPLGASTSYGALGFVHAVRELKEQGIEPDVIVHATSSGGTQAGLIAGVALAGLTSRVIGVSADDPSEAIQRTVREIVRGIEGMESFDGAIEVDDRRVGAGYGAPTDESREAQELAARREGFFVDHTYTAKALGALIAYVREERFRPDETVLFWHTGGQVGVFA, from the coding sequence GTGACCGCCCCGCTCGACGCGTCGTTTCACCGGCTGCTCCATGCTCCAACGCCGGCGCACGCGATGGAGCACCTGCGCGATGTCCTGGGCGGCGGCCCACGCCTCGTCGTCAAGCGCGACGACACGATCCCGTTCGGGTTCGGCGGCAATAAAATCAGAAAACTTCAATTCGAGATCGCTAAAGCCATCAACGCGGGCGCGGATACGATCGTCACGCTCGGCGGCGTGCAGTCGAATCACGCCCGCGCGACGGCCGCGACCGCCGCACAGCTTGGCCTTCGATGCGTGCTGATCATCAACGGCGAGCCGCCCGAGCGGCCGACCGCCAACGCGCTGCTCGACCGGCTGCTGGGCGCCGAGATCGAGTACATCCCGTCGCGCGCGGAGCGGGCCGAGTCGTGCGAGCGCGTGATGCAGCGCCTGCGGCGCGAGGGGAGAAATCCGTATCTCATTCCGCTCGGCGCGTCCACGTCGTACGGCGCGCTCGGATTCGTGCACGCGGTGCGCGAGTTGAAGGAGCAGGGCATCGAGCCCGATGTCATCGTACACGCGACGTCCTCGGGCGGTACTCAGGCCGGGTTGATCGCGGGCGTGGCGCTCGCCGGACTGACGTCGCGCGTAATCGGCGTGAGCGCGGACGATCCGTCGGAGGCGATTCAGCGGACCGTGCGTGAGATCGTGCGTGGCATCGAAGGCATGGAATCATTCGACGGCGCGATCGAGGTCGACGACCGCCGGGTCGGCGCCGGGTACGGCGCGCCGACCGACGAGTCGCGCGAGGCGCAGGAGCTTGCGGCGCGGCGCGAGGGATTCTTCGTCGATCACACGTACACCGCCAAGGCGCTCGGCGCGTTGATCGCCTACGTGCGCGAGGAACGCTTCCGTCCGGACGAAACCGTCCTCTTCTGGCACACCGGCGGACAGGTCGGCGTTTTTGCCTGA
- a CDS encoding 50S ribosomal protein L11 methyltransferase, translated as MAERLTTTAGDFDLEECSLRVGGREWSILHTAALMSWVEEQIFLGTNHDRIPYGAALWPSAIALAHELASRGNALRGKTVLELGAGTGLPGIVASTFGARVTQTDNHDVAMHLCRRNGERNGARGIEYRTADWSTWDDVQRYDLIIGADILYSDTMHDRLHRLFNGNLAAGGRILVSDPFRKFSLGLLETLESQHWRVGMTKWIVGEGEDAQPIGVFELVPPA; from the coding sequence ATGGCTGAGCGCCTCACGACAACCGCCGGCGACTTTGACCTCGAAGAGTGCAGCCTGCGCGTCGGCGGACGCGAGTGGAGCATTCTGCATACGGCGGCGCTCATGAGCTGGGTGGAAGAGCAGATCTTCCTCGGTACGAATCACGATCGTATACCCTACGGCGCCGCGCTCTGGCCGTCGGCGATCGCACTCGCGCACGAGTTGGCATCGCGGGGCAATGCGTTGCGCGGCAAGACGGTGCTGGAGCTCGGAGCCGGCACTGGATTACCGGGCATCGTCGCGTCGACGTTCGGCGCGCGCGTGACGCAGACCGACAACCACGACGTCGCGATGCACCTCTGCCGCCGCAACGGCGAGCGGAATGGCGCGCGCGGCATCGAGTATCGCACCGCTGATTGGTCGACGTGGGACGACGTGCAGCGCTACGACCTCATCATCGGCGCCGACATTCTCTACTCGGACACAATGCACGATCGTCTGCACCGGCTATTCAACGGCAACCTTGCGGCAGGCGGCCGCATTCTCGTCTCCGATCCCTTTCGCAAGTTCAGCCTTGGATTGCTCGAGACGCTCGAGTCGCAGCACTGGCGCGTCGGGATGACGAAGTGGATCGTCGGCGAGGGCGAAGACGCGCAGCCGATCGGCGTCTTCGAGCTTGTACCGCCAGCTTGA
- a CDS encoding Ig-like domain-containing protein, translating to MRRSTTVRLCALVAATGAIGAIAAGCSADATLPGLRGGADTSVDCSLQSITVSPPSITLTVGDTAVFVAVVPVCGTTSASNAFTWRLSDSSIATIAVRGDSAVWLRARNPGTTTLIASPNATPAVQGAAAVNIVAAVH from the coding sequence ATGCGACGTTCGACGACGGTTCGGCTTTGTGCGTTGGTTGCGGCGACCGGTGCCATCGGCGCGATTGCGGCCGGCTGCTCGGCGGACGCGACGCTTCCGGGTCTGAGAGGCGGCGCCGACACGAGCGTGGATTGCTCTCTTCAATCGATCACCGTAAGCCCGCCTTCAATCACACTCACGGTTGGAGACACCGCGGTGTTCGTCGCGGTCGTCCCGGTGTGTGGTACCACGTCCGCGTCCAATGCGTTCACGTGGCGATTGAGTGACAGTTCCATTGCGACCATCGCAGTGCGCGGTGATAGCGCGGTGTGGCTGCGCGCGCGCAACCCGGGTACAACGACCCTCATCGCGTCGCCGAATGCCACTCCGGCGGTGCAAGGCGCGGCCGCGGTCAACATCGTGGCGGCGGTGCACTAA